The genomic region AGCGAGAATTTTGGCTTTACCGCGTTTTTTGTGAACGGCTTTGTACAAGGCATTCAGGTTCCATTTTTGCCCGTTATACCCGTAGTACACCCTGGGCATTCCTTTCAACATACAAATCACATGGATCTTTTGCTCAAGCACTTTCATAATCGTGGAAGGGAAACTGAACCAACTATCGAACAAAACGTAAGGCCTCATCCGAGATCCATAAAATCCTTAGAGCACCTTGCAAGATGGCGAGGTGCTAATATTGGGGTTCATGCTGCGGAAGCCTTTATGATTGGGCGGCTAATCCGTTAAAAGGATATGTCTATATGACTCATGATCTAGAAAACTTAAATTGTATATACTAGATCACTAAAAAGTGCTTTTTTAAAGAGAGGGGATATAAAATGCAAGGAATTAATCTTGGTGGTAAACTGGTCGGGACAGGACATCCTCCTTTTATTATTGCTGAGATGTCAGGAAACCATAATCAATCATTAGAGCGGGCCCTGGAAATTGTTGAAGCAGCAGCAAAGGCGGGGGCACATGCCTTAAAATTACAGACCTATACTGCTGATACCATGACTTTAAACCTAGAGCATGGGGACTTTTATATTGACGACCCTAATAGTTTATGGAAAGGACAATCATTGTATAAACTCTATCAACAAGCCTATACCCCATGGGAATGGCATAAGCCTATCTTTGACCGTTGTAGAGAGTTAGGGCTAATCCCTTTTAGTACGCCCTTTGATGAAAGTGCAGTGGACTTTCTTGAAGAGCTTGACGTTCCCTTTTACAAAATCGCCTCGTTTGAAAATAATGATATTCCCTTGATTAAAAAAGTGGCTGCAACTGGTAAACCCATGATTATTTCAACAGGCATGGCCACAGTAGCTGAACTTGATGAAACAGTGAGAACAGCCAGAGAAGCTGGTTGTAAGGACATTATATTATTAAAGTGTACAAGCACTTATCCCGCTTCACCGGAAAACAGTAATATAATAACAATCCCCCATATGCGTCAACTCTTTAATTGTGAGGTGGGATTGTCTGACCATACTCTGGGAGTTGGGGTAGCCGTTGCCAGTGTGGCTTTAGGGGCAACTGTAATAGAGAAACATTTTACGTTGTCAAGAGCCGATGGAGGAGTCGATGCAGAATTCTCCCTCGAACCACATGAGATGAAGATGTTAGTAGAGGAGACAAAGCGGGCATGGGAGGCTTTGGGAAGAGTAAAATATGGTCCAACAAAACAAGAACAGGCATCTATGAAATTTAGACGCTCACTCTATGTAGCCCAAGATATGAAAGCTGGAGAAGTGTTTACAAAAGAAAACTTAAGAGTTATCAGACCAGGCTATGGATTACCA from Caldalkalibacillus thermarum harbors:
- the pseI gene encoding pseudaminic acid synthase, whose product is MQGINLGGKLVGTGHPPFIIAEMSGNHNQSLERALEIVEAAAKAGAHALKLQTYTADTMTLNLEHGDFYIDDPNSLWKGQSLYKLYQQAYTPWEWHKPIFDRCRELGLIPFSTPFDESAVDFLEELDVPFYKIASFENNDIPLIKKVAATGKPMIISTGMATVAELDETVRTAREAGCKDIILLKCTSTYPASPENSNIITIPHMRQLFNCEVGLSDHTLGVGVAVASVALGATVIEKHFTLSRADGGVDAEFSLEPHEMKMLVEETKRAWEALGRVKYGPTKQEQASMKFRRSLYVAQDMKAGEVFTKENLRVIRPGYGLPPKYYDQLLGKRVKKDVKKGTPVGWDLIGG